One genomic window of Punica granatum isolate Tunisia-2019 chromosome 1, ASM765513v2, whole genome shotgun sequence includes the following:
- the LOC116188721 gene encoding U-box domain-containing protein 14-like, translating to MSNVSTPRARDTIVQCVLEARSSFHEKQQRALQMLASLTKVSAQNRSLLAQSEGAIPTLLALSKSPSSTVQTLALSVLFNLSLNPDLKLLLADMETIHSLNSVIILSTSPESSRLASSLICSLALLDKNKAKFGVAGTIQLLVKAICGPMSPDVAHHLLSSLAELVQFHGNCTLAVRSGAIPALLRLAESSDEEDLAATSLTILGLLARFDEGLRALRKTDGIVASMVDVIVGRSMLSKEGAADVLLRLFDESEGCIRDALRLSELSTVLADLSVRGSSRAREKAALLMKKMMEVESYADGNSILYEW from the coding sequence ATGTCGAACGTCTCGACCCCTCGTGCTCGTGACACGATTGTACAGTGCGTGTTGGAAGCACGCTCGAGCTTTCATGAGAAACAGCAGAGAGCACTACAGATGCTTGCCTCTCTAACCAAGGTGAGTGCCCAGAATCGGAGCCTGCTTGCACAGTCAGAAGGTGCGATCCCAACCTTGCTGGCGCTCTCGAAATCACCCTCGTCGACGGTCCAGACCCTCGCACTCTCTGTTCTCTTCAACCTCTCCTTGAACCCAGATCTGAAGCTCCTCCTAGCAGATATGGAGACGATCCATAGCCTTAACTCCGTCATTATCCTATCGACCTCTCCCGAGTCCAGTAGGCTGGCATCGTCCCTGATCTGTAGCTTGGCGTTGCTGGACAAGAACAAGGCCAAGTTTGGAGTTGCAGGAACAATCCAGCTGCTGGTCAAGGCTATCTGCGGGCCTATGAGCCCGGACGTGGCCCACCACCTCCTGAGCTCGCTCGCAGAGTTGGTCCAATTCCATGGGAACTGCACTCTCGCTGTGCGGTCAGGAGCCATACCTGCACTCCTCCGGCTTGCAGAGTCCAGTGATGAGGAGGACCTTGCCGCCACGTCCCTCACCATTCTAGGGCTTCTGGCTCGTTTTGATGAGGGCCTGAGGGCCCTGAGGAAGACCGATGGGATCGTTGCTTCAATGGTTGACGTCATAGTGGGAAGGAGCATGTTGAGCAAGGAAGGCGCGGCAGATGTTCTACTTCGACTTTTTGATGAGAGCGAGGGGTGCATAAGAGATGCCCTTAGGCTGTCCGAGCTCTCCACTGTGCTGGCTGACCTCTCCGTCAGGGGGTCAAGCCGGGCCAGAGAGAAGGCTGCTTtgctgatgaagaagatgatggagGTCGAATCTTATGCCGATGGTAACTCGATCCTCTACGAATGGTAA